The following DNA comes from Verrucomicrobiia bacterium.
AGCTCCAATATTGTGGATGGAACGATTCGAGAAAGTGACGTCGCTAACTTTGCTGTTACAGCACCTAAAATTGGACAACTTCCTGCTGTGAGAGCGGCCAAGCTATCGCCACAAGCTTTCGCTGCCAACACTCTTACTACGATTTTTTTCGATGCACCCGACGATTTTGATACTGTCAATATGCACAGTCCCCTTGCTACAGAAAATCCTGAAAGGTTAACGGCGCCCATCTCAGGTTATTATGAAGTCTCTGCAATTATTATATGGGCTAGTGATGGCAGTGGCTATCGTGAACTAAGAATTTTAAGAAATGGATTAACAACCGATACAGTTACTGCAGAAAATATGATTCCTATGGGTCAATCAGGAGTTGTTACAGTTCAAAATTTAAGCGCATTAGTTAAGTTAACCGCGGGCGAATGGGTGGAAATGAAGGCTTTATTTCAAGGGCCCGCTCTTCTTAGTGTTACCGGTGGTTACTTCATGATGCATTGGGTGGGAGCATTATGAAAATGACTTACAATCTTTGAAAAATAAAAAAACTTGGGTTACCGTACAATAGGCAATTTAAATGATCGAATAACTAACCACTAGAAAGGGCTTCACATTATGAACTGAACTAAATGACTCTTGGAAAGGAGTAACTTATGGACGTTTCATTGCAAAAATCTATCTCCTATAAATTTCAATCTCTCATTAATAATTACTTAAGATCAAAAAATAAAAAAAATCTTCTTATATTTACCTTTTGTTTCACTTACCTTTTCTCGTTTGCTAATGATCTTACTGTTAAAGATGATATTAGCTTTCCCTATGCCAACGTAAAAATTGCGGGTCGGTCAGGAAAATTAAAATTGGGAGGCAAAAAAAATGCTAAGATTTATCTTCAATTTGATCCTTTTGCTTTACCCGATCATATCAGTGCAGATCAAGTGGCTAAAGCGACTTTAACTTTCTACGTTTCTAAACTTTTTAAACCCGGTGCTTTTAGCCTTGAGCCTATTACTAGTTCATGGAGTGAATCAAATTTTTCCGAGCCTGTAGTTGTTAGTTCTTCTTTAAATTCTGGAGTCATCGAGTTATTGAAGCCCAATCAATATGTTTCAGTTGATGTAACCGAAATAGTGAAATTATGGATTTCAGGCGACATGTCGAGTGACGGTTTTGTTTTAATTCCTTCCCGCGGTGTCAAAGCAAATATCGACAGTAAAGAAAATAAAAAAACGAGCAAAGCGGCGACTTTAAAAATTGTTTTAAACTCTGAAGGAACACCTGGAGTTCAAGGACCAGCCGGGCCAGAAGGACCACGAGGCGAGCAAGGTGAACAGGGAGCAGCTGGGCCACAACCTATGGTGGGGACAGTTAGTACTACCACTCTTCCTGTAGGCAGTTTAGCTAGTGTTGTTGTGACCAATGTGGGCAATAGTATATTTAACTACGAGTTTGGAGTTCCTACAGGCGCACAGGGCCCG
Coding sequences within:
- a CDS encoding DNRLRE domain-containing protein — encoded protein: MDVSLQKSISYKFQSLINNYLRSKNKKNLLIFTFCFTYLFSFANDLTVKDDISFPYANVKIAGRSGKLKLGGKKNAKIYLQFDPFALPDHISADQVAKATLTFYVSKLFKPGAFSLEPITSSWSESNFSEPVVVSSSLNSGVIELLKPNQYVSVDVTEIVKLWISGDMSSDGFVLIPSRGVKANIDSKENKKTSKAATLKIVLNSEGTPGVQGPAGPEGPRGEQGEQGAAGPQPMVGTVSTTTLPVGSLASVVVTNVGNSIFNYEFGVPTGAQGPQGETGATGPEGAQGPQGIQGETGATGAQGPQGEQGPIGLTGPQGETGATGPEGAQGPQGIQG